The genomic DNA CTCTATGTATCTCCTTATCTCGTAGCTAACCAAGGCGGACGCTACACCAAGCACATCTATATCGGTAGCCAGCGAGTCGTTTCCAAGATTGGTGACTTCGACTCTTACGGCTCAGATCCACGCCGCATCCAGTATGCAGGTAGTGAGACTGATGGCTTGTCTGTTGATTATAAAGCTAAATATACCGGGCAGTTGCAGGTTATCAAGGATAATTATGCAACCTTTGCAGTGCCGTACAATGGCGAGGACAACAACGACTATGTCGATGGCAAGGGCTTCTGCTGCAATGACGGCAGTTTGGAGGCTGCGCAGGCACGAGCTATGGCAGCAAACATTGCCAAGGCAAAGGCTGTCAATGGCAACTTCAAGGAGAATGACGACTATGAGAAGATGCAGTTCTACTACCACCCAGACCATTTGGGTAGCAGTAGTTACATCACCAACCTTGATGGCGAGGTGGTGCAGCATATCGAATATGTGCCATTCGGCGAGGTGTTCATCGAGGAACGCAACGACGTATGGAACACGCCTTATCTCTTCAACGCAAAGGAATTTGACGAAGAGACAGGTATGTACTATTATGGTGCCCGCTACTATGACCCACATCTCAGTCTTTGGATGTCGACGGATGCACTAAAAGAAAAGGTTCCTAATGTATCTTCATATGCTTATACAGAAAATAATCCTATAACATATGTTGATCCTGATGGAAATTTCCGTTGGAAATGGTTGGCTCAGTGGTCTCGAAAATGGCATAATTTATGGCATAAGAATAAAGCATCTGAAATAATGGAAAACAAGAATGCAAAAAATCCATATTTTAGATATACCTATCAGGTTGGATCTGTTGAAAATGGAGAGGTAGTTGTAACGCTTCATTATAAGATAGGTAAAGAATTTGTTCAGACAGCTCAAGATGTTGGTGATGCGGTTTCCGTTGCTGGTTATGCTTGTACTCTTTCGGTTGTTGGTGCAGAAATTGGTGTACCTTTAGCAGCTTCTGGAAACGGAATATCGGGTGCTTTTGGAGCTGCTGAATTCGGTATAGATTTAATCAATGGTGATTTCTCGAATAACAAAAAGAGTTTTATTTATTATTCAGCAGAGTTACTCATTGAGAAAATACTTGGTAAAATACTGCCAGGGTTTGGGAAAAAATTAGGAGAAAAAGGGTTTGATTTAGGAACAGAAATTGTAACTCAAGGTACACGTTTGAAAGAGACTATTGTTGAACGTACTGTCGATGAGGTAATCGAACGTAAGAAAGAAAACGCTCAACCAGATTCGACCACAGTAGAACAATTCCAACCGCATAAAGATGATAAATCTAATAGATTAACAGATGATTGAAGATATGTTCTTTTGCGTTATTTCAATTGTAGTGGGAGGCTATTTAGTGTCTCAAAAATTAAGAGCTATTTATAATAGACTCCCCCTTTCTCTAAAAGATAAGATTTCTTTTGGGGAAGGACTCATCCTAATTATATCTGGGTTCATTGCAT from Segatella copri includes the following:
- a CDS encoding RHS repeat-associated core domain-containing protein, translated to LYVSPYLVANQGGRYTKHIYIGSQRVVSKIGDFDSYGSDPRRIQYAGSETDGLSVDYKAKYTGQLQVIKDNYATFAVPYNGEDNNDYVDGKGFCCNDGSLEAAQARAMAANIAKAKAVNGNFKENDDYEKMQFYYHPDHLGSSSYITNLDGEVVQHIEYVPFGEVFIEERNDVWNTPYLFNAKEFDEETGMYYYGARYYDPHLSLWMSTDALKEKVPNVSSYAYTENNPITYVDPDGNFRWKWLAQWSRKWHNLWHKNKASEIMENKNAKNPYFRYTYQVGSVENGEVVVTLHYKIGKEFVQTAQDVGDAVSVAGYACTLSVVGAEIGVPLAASGNGISGAFGAAEFGIDLINGDFSNNKKSFIYYSAELLIEKILGKILPGFGKKLGEKGFDLGTEIVTQGTRLKETIVERTVDEVIERKKENAQPDSTTVEQFQPHKDDKSNRLTDD